The window GCGGCGCAGGCTACTTCCACTGATAGGAGACTTGACGATGCTTGCTCATCCCACACTCGAACTTCTGCACGGCCTCGGCCTGCACGGCATGGCGCAGGGCTACAAGACCCTGGACGGGAACCCGGAAGCGCAGGCGCTGACGCACGCCGAGTGGCTCGGCATCATCCTGGAGCACGAGAAGACCCTGCGCGAGCAGAAGCGCTTCGAAACCCGCGCCCGCGCCGCCCACCTGCGCCATCCGGCCAGCGTCGAGGATGTCGACTACCGCGCCCATCGCGGCCTCGACCGTGCCCTGTTCCTCAAGCTGTCCGGCTGCGACTGGATCCGAAGCCGGCGCAACCTGGTGATCACCGGGCCGTGCGGTGTCGGCAAAAGCTGGCTCGCCTGCGCGCTCGGCCAGAAGGCCTGCCGGGAGGACCTGTCGGTCCTGTACTACCGTGTGCCGCGCCTGTTCGCGGCGCTCGGTCTGGCGCGCGGCGACGGCCGCTATGCCAAACTGCTCAAGCAGCTCGCCCGCGCCAGGCTGCTGATCCTCGACGATTGGGGCCCTGAGCCCCTCAGCGCCGAGCAGGCGCGCGACCTTCTGGAGATCGTGGAGGACCGCTACGACGCCGGCTCGGTGCTGATCACC is drawn from Lichenibacterium dinghuense and contains these coding sequences:
- the istB gene encoding IS21-like element helper ATPase IstB, encoding MLAHPTLELLHGLGLHGMAQGYKTLDGNPEAQALTHAEWLGIILEHEKTLREQKRFETRARAAHLRHPASVEDVDYRAHRGLDRALFLKLSGCDWIRSRRNLVITGPCGVGKSWLACALGQKACREDLSVLYYRVPRLFAALGLARGDGRYAKLLKQLARARLLILDDWGPEPLSAEQARDLLEIVEDRYDAGSVLITSQVPVDRWYEMIAIPTLADAVLDRLIHNAYRIALSGDSLRKHRPADQLA